Proteins from one Pleuronectes platessa chromosome 16, fPlePla1.1, whole genome shotgun sequence genomic window:
- the LOC128458821 gene encoding glutaryl-CoA dehydrogenase, mitochondrial, with the protein MALRAVGRLLVNPPRCVIISASRAQNTAAPVRQDAEKIEKKSKAPKVQFDWRDGLDLEGQLTEEEIMIRDSFRTYCQEKLMPRILMANRNEVFHRDIVSEMGELGVLGPTIKGYGCAGTSYVAYGLIAREVERVDSGYRSVMSVQSSLVMHPINAYGTEEQKEKYLPRLARGEILGCFGLTEPNHGSDPSGMETRAKYNPTSRTYSVSGSKTWITNSPVADVAVVWAKCDDGKIRGFILERGMKGFSTPKIEGKFSLRASATGMIVMDEVEVPEENLLPKVSGLGGPFGCLNNARYGIAWGALGAAEFCFHAARQYTLDRIQFGVPLARNQLMQKKMADMLTEITIGLQSCLQLGRLIDEKKAAPEMISMLKRNSCGKALDIARQARDMLGGNGISDEYHIIRHMLNLEAVNTYEGTHDIHALILGRVITGLQSFTVDK; encoded by the exons ATGGCATTGAGAGCTGTGGGTCGTCTCCTGGTCAACCCTCCGAGATGTGTCATCATCTCAGCTTCCAGAGCTCAGAACACTGCAGCGCCTGTCAGACAAG ATGCAGAGAAGATTGAGAAGAAGTCTAAAGCAC CGAAGGTCCAGTTCGACTGGCGTGACGGCTTGGACCTGGAGGGTCagctgacggaggaggagaTCATGATCAGGGACTCGTTCCGCACCTACTGCCAAGAGAAACTCATGCCTCGCATCCTGATGGCAAACAGGAATGAAG TTTTCCACAGAGACATCGTGTCTGAGATGGGAGAGCTGGGCGTCCTGGGCCCAACCATTAAAG GTTATGGCTGCGCTGGGACCAGCTATGTGGCCTATGGTTTGATTGCCAGAGAAGTAGAGCGGGTGGACAGTGGCTATCGCTCTGTCATGAGCGTGCAGTCGTCGCTGGTCATGCACCCCATCAATGCCTACGGCACcgaggagcagaaggagaagtACCTCCCCAGGCTGG CTCGTGGAGAGATCCTCGGTTGCTTCGGCCTGACGGAGCCGAACCACGGCAGTGACCCCAGCGGCATGGAAACCAGAGCCAAATACAACCCGACCAGTCGCACCTACTCTGTCAGCGGCTCAAAGACCTG GATCACCAACTCCCCCGTGGCAGACGTCGCTGTGGTCTGGGCCAAATGCGATGATGGGAAGATCCGTGGCTTCATCTTGGAGCGCGGTATGAAAGGTTTCTCCACTCCCAAGATCGAGGGAAAGTTCTCCCTGAGAGCCTCGGCCACCGGCATGATCGTCATGGACGAGGTGGAGGTCCCCGAGGAGAACCTGCTCCCCAAAGTGTCCGGCCTCGGG GGACCTTTCGGCTGCCTGAACAACGCCCGGTATGGGATCGCCTGGGGGGCGCTGGGTGCTGCAGAGTTCTGCTTCCACGCAGCTCGTCAGTACACACTCGACAG AATCCAGTTCGGCGTGCCACTGGCGAGGAATCAGCTGATGCAGAAGAAAATGGCCGACATGCTGACGGAGATAACCATCGGCCTCCAGTCTTGTCTGCAGCTGGGGAGACTCATCGATGAGAAAAA AGCGGCTCCAGAGATGATCTCCATGCTGAAGAGGAACAGCTGTGGTAAAGCCCTGGACATCGCCCGGCAGGCCAGAGACATGCTGGGAGGAAACGGCATTTCAGACGAGTACCACATCATCCGCCACATGTTGAACCTGGAGGCCGTCAACACGTACGAAG GCACTCATGATATCCACGCGCTGATCCTGGGTCGAGTCATCACAGGACTTCAGTCCTTCACTGTGGACAAGTAG